The window CTGTTTCACTTTCGATGTAGTCTCCTATCCTGAAAGGTTTTATGATCCTCAACATGATTCCGGACATTGCGTTCGCAATGAAAGTGGTGGAAGAAAGGGCGATTGTGGCTCCTGCCAGAAGTCCCAGTAGACTTAATATAGAGTCCTTGTACTGGCTTGAGATGGGGAGGCTGAACACGATAAAAATAAGGCCTATACTGAGAATGATTAACTGGATTAGCTGCTTTGTGAATTTGATGTCTTTGTGGATGATTTTTGTCCTGACTAGAAGACGGTCAACTGAAAAAATAAGAAAAAAGGTTACTGCAACTGTGATAATGCTCACCAGATAGTCCCCAAAAATCTGGGATAAATAGCTCAAATTCTTTTCCCCCACTATAATATTCGTTAGTTTCTTCTTTTTTCCTTTTAGACTTCGCAATCCCCTTGGCTGAAGAAATTCATCCTGTTAATCCGATTACATCCCATTACATCCTGTTAATTTGTTCCTGATGCTTGATATTATTAACTTCAAAACCTGTTATTCACTTTAAATTATTAACTTCAAATCTTTAGAGCATACAGTAGTTTCAGATTTTACCTCCGGATAAGGAAACTTTTTCGTCAGGGCATCTCTGGCAGGAAATAACTTTAAAGGCAGTGAGATAAATTATTGTAACAGGTGAACTGGAAATGAAAATAGCAGTATGTGGGAAAGGCGGAAGTGGAAAGAGTACTATTTCTGCACTCCTGGCAAAGCAGATGGCAAAAACAAAGAACGTTCTTGTGCTAGACACCGACGAGTCCAACTACGGGCTGCACGGTCAGCTTGGGTTTGCAGCCCCAAAAGACCTTATGGAGTACTTTGGGGGAAAACAGGGTTTTAAGCAAAAGCAGAGAGTTCCGAAGACCTCTCCTCTCGGCGGACTTACTGCTCCGGGGGCTGCCGCAGGCCAGCAGAAGTCCCACTTTTTTGAGGAAAGGTGGGGCTTTTCCGACCTGCCTTCGGAGTTTGTGGAAGAAAAGGGAAAGATAAAGCTCATGGCAATCGGCAAGATTCACGAATTCGGAGAAGGCTGCGCCTGTCCCATGGGCGTACTTACCCGGGAGTTCCTGGAAAACCTGGACCTCGAAGAAGATGATATCGTGATCGTGGACACGGAAGCCGGAGTGGAACACTTCGGGCGGGGGGTTGCAAAAGACTTTGACACGATCCTGGTCGTGGTTGACCCCTCCTACGAATCTCTCAAACTGTCCAGAAAGTTTGAGGAACTCGGGAAGCAGGCCGGAAACAGGGTTTTCTTTGTGCTGAACAAGGTCGAGGAAGATATTGAAGGAGACCTGCTGGAAGCTGTTGATTCTTCAAAAGTTGCCGCAGTAATCCCTGCAGACAGAAAGCTTTTCAAGGCTTCCCTGAAAGGCGAAGAATTCGAGCTTGAACTTGAAGAAATCGCAAAACTTGCGGATTTTCTGGACAAGAATTGATTCCTCAATTCCTTGATATTCTGGGAGATCAGCGGGGGCGGCGGGGGCAGCGAGGCCGTGGGTGAGCTCTTCTTAATCCTATCCGTCAGCCCTTTTTTATGGCGCTTCACTTAGAGCCTATCCGAAAAGTCAATAATGCATATTGTAAAGTTACAATCGGCCTATAATATCGAGTATCTGTTCCAGTTGTGCATATTGGCAATTGTAAAAGTTACAGTAGGTCACAACACTTTTCGAATAGGCTCTTATACCACACAACTACTACTAATATTTTAGATATTATATACATATTTGTTATATGTATACTGTAGTCAAGTTTCGCAAAAGTATCAGGATATAAAGGCGTGGTCGGAAAAGAAATCTGGTTCTATAGAATTCACGGTTCAATGAGAAAAACAGGTACGGCTTTGAGGAATGAATCACGAATAAGAAAGTTTAAATGAGTTATGGGTTTGATATATGTTGAAAAATGAGAGGATGAGGATTTGAAGATTTGAGTTCTCAGGTATTTTGAAGAAAAATGCAAAGAATTGAGTAAATACTGAAATTTAAACTGATTACTTTCTTTGATTTTGATCTCTTAGGGGGGTGAGACGTAATGAAAATTAATCCACAAGTAATTTGTCTGCCAATAATTTTTACTTTTTTGGTAGTTATGGCATTAAATGTAGTGGTAGCTGGTGCCTTAGAAGATGGGGAGTTAACGAAGGTGGCATCTGACGTTGCGTACGGAGGTTCAGTATGGTCTCCAGGCGGAAATGAAATTCTTTTCGCAAGGGACGACGGGCTCTACAAAATATCTTCGGATGGTTCTGAAGAAAAGAAGTTAACCTCAGGCTCGATATCACACTATACATGGTCTCCAGATGGGAGCAAAATTTCATACG is drawn from Methanosarcina lacustris Z-7289 and contains these coding sequences:
- a CDS encoding ATP-binding protein, whose amino-acid sequence is MKIAVCGKGGSGKSTISALLAKQMAKTKNVLVLDTDESNYGLHGQLGFAAPKDLMEYFGGKQGFKQKQRVPKTSPLGGLTAPGAAAGQQKSHFFEERWGFSDLPSEFVEEKGKIKLMAIGKIHEFGEGCACPMGVLTREFLENLDLEEDDIVIVDTEAGVEHFGRGVAKDFDTILVVVDPSYESLKLSRKFEELGKQAGNRVFFVLNKVEEDIEGDLLEAVDSSKVAAVIPADRKLFKASLKGEEFELELEEIAKLADFLDKN